GTCCTGATCCCCGTTCACTTCAACAAATTCATAATTGTCAACAAGTGAAGTTTCCTCCACGGTATAATCATACTCATCGCCGTCTGGATCATAAACTGGTAAGTCAGTAAATTCATGTTCCCACTCCGGACCACTTACTTCTACAGGCTCACCCAATGGGTCTCCATCTCTTTGCAGCTGGAATTCCACTTCATCAGGACGTTCCCCGAGGCGGTCCGAATCATCAAGCCAAATTTTCTCCGCTGACAGGTCTCTTGTTTCAACATTTGTAATCGTGAAGCCAGCTTCCTGGGTTCCTTCGATAGTTCCCTGAATCTGATACCCTTCTCCAGGATTCACTTCTTCAACAGTGTATTCATAGAAATCACCATTGGAATCGACCGCATCCAACTCTTCAAACGTGTAGTTCCAGCTATTTTCCTGCGTCAGTTCAGTTCTGATTCCTATGGAAGATCCATTTTGCAGGAGCTCAACAGTCACTTCATCCGGCCGGTTCGATTCATTTCCGTCATCGTTCCATTGTTTATCCACATCAATGGACACCAATTCATAATTAGCCACGTCGATTTCAACCTGCTCTTCATCGTGCGGGAAGTTTAATTCGAATTCAATATTGCCCCAATGCGGCTGATAACCATCAAGGGGTGCAACTTCTTCAAATTCATACTTTCCTGGTCGAAGATCTTCCACAATGATTTCACCGTTGCTGTCGGTTGTATGCGATGTTTCGCTGTATGTCCCGTCGTTGACCAGGTCAACCGCATTCAATGTGAATTCAACATTTTCAAGTCTCTCGTTGGACTCCCCGTCTGCTTTGACCAGTCTGACAGAACCTTTGATGATGTCGTTATCCACATTACCGACATCAAGCACTTCGGTTTCAGTGACCTCATCGTCCACGGTCAGGATGTGCGATACAAATCCACCTTCCTGGATGGTATACCCATCGGGAGGAGTCACTTCCCGAAACTGGTAGTCTCCTGCAGGCAGTCCTGTGATACTGATGTAACCATTCGAATCTGTTGTCAGTTCATCAAATCCTTCGATCTCGTTGCCATTTGAATCTTCCAATGCAAAGACGGCATCAGCCAGTGGCGCACTTGTTTCTGAGTCCACCTTCGTTAAAGTAAGATTGGCAAATGGATCATTTTCCACATTGACGCCAACTGTCCGTTCGTTATGAACATCACCCAGAGTAACGGTTACTTCAACCGGATCCTCCGATGCGATATAGCCTTCAGGAGCTTTTAATTCTTTGATTTCATATGTCCCTGGCTTCAAATCATCAAATGTAACGACTCCATTCTCATCTGTTATCCCTGTCTGAGGAGATGGATCAAGATCGTAGTCCCCATCAGAATAAGTCAGTTCAAATTCAGTATCTTCAAGAAGCTGTCCATTGATGCTGTCCGTTTTGGTGATTTCAACAGACGTTGTTTTGACATTGTTCTCAAATGGCTCTGAACGGATTTCAATTGGTTCTTCCTGACTGAGTCCGATCTCAAACTCAATTGGTTCATTCTCATCGGACAGTTCAAACCCATCCGGTGGAGAAACTTCTTCAATCGTATATGTCCCAGGACGTAAATCGCCCGTTTCGATCAAACCATCTACTCCCGATGTCACCGTGCGTTCAAAATCAATTTCCGGATCCTCATCGATATTGACAATACGGAACGTGGCTCCTTGGAGACGGTTATCTCCGGAAACCCTGTCTGCATCGATCTTCTCCATGAACGCACTGCCAGGGATCAATTCATTCTCCACTGTCAGGGCTCCCGCTTCAATATCCAGGATAATGTGTTCATCAATAATCGTGAATGGATATTGGTTTGCGTTTTCCTGATAGTGTTCAGCGGGCTGTGTTTCTTCGAAGTAATAATCACCGGGTTCCAGATCTTCCACATAGATTTCACCATCAGCATCCGTGGTAAACGAACCGATCCACTGATCTCCGGCATCAAACAGTTCAAATTCAACACCTTCAAGAGTCTCATCGGTTGTTCCGTCCACTTTGGTCAGCTGGACATCACGCTTGATTTCGTAATTTTCCACAGTGATTCCGGTAACTCCCTCGTTGACCTCAGCAGTTCTTGTGTCACCGACTGTCCGGTCAATGGCATAACCTTCGGGCGCATTCACTTCGACTACCTGATACTCCCCGTATAGAAGATTAACAAATGTGAGTTCTCCATTTTCATCCGTCTTTCCTGTCCGGATCAATACGTCACCGGATTCGTCATACAGATGGAATTCAGCCCCTTCAAGTAAGGTGTCATTCTCTTCTGCATCGACTTTTGTAATTTCCAGAGCCCCTACTTCTCCTGTGATGCTTCCGGAAATATTGTTGAAACTGATCGCCTCGTTAACAGACGAACCTCCTTCATCCTCGGCAACTTGTTCACCGCTGATGGAAAGGTCGTTGGCGATTCTGCCATCTCCTTCGTAGAGGATATACGTATCATATTCAAGGACATATGCCCGGTCAATCGTTGATTTCTCATCAATGAAGCTGATCTCATACGATTCCTGGCCGTCCTCATCTTCTGAGTATATGACTTCGTAATCTGTCCCCTCAGTCAGCACGCTTCCTTCATTTTTATTGATGTCGTCTTCAGTCGCTGTAGTCTCATAAATCGTCAGCGTATCTTGCAAAATCGTCTGATTGATACTTGGTGTATCCTCGATCACGAGATTCTCAATTTCCGACTGACTGAAATTCACATTGACGGTCCAATTGACAATCCGGCCGTTCTCAGAACTCTGTCGGCCCTGCTTCGTTGAAAATTCACCACCGAATCGTGGACTGACCGATGCTTCAAGAGTTGCCTCTTCACGATTATCGCTTTCAACTGTGGCCGTGTTTTCGTACTTCTCTTCTACGGTTTGGCCTTCGAAATCAGTTGTAAAAACAATGACAAATCCTTCACTGATGTCCCCAAAACTGACATTGAATCCTGCCGGATCAGTTTTGGATGTGATTGTAACCTCATCAGTATCAGTAACTTCGTCACCCAATTCAAAATCATTGGCTCCCGGAGTCATTTTCATTTTATAAATCGCAACATTTTCAATGTCGAAATTCTGGTTTCCTGATATGGGATCATTCACGATCACATTATCCAGGTCTTCTTCGTTATAGTTCACACCAATCGTCCAGGTAATTTCTTTATCCGCCACATTGTAGCTGCCGAATTTGAACCCGTTATTTTTCGTGTACTCATCCGGATTGAATGTGGCACTTCCAGTTTTGGAGACGGTGTTTTCTTCCCCTTCAGGAATCCATTCCACTAACGCATCATTGGAATATCCGCTTTGGATTCTTCCGTTTGAATCCCGATCAACCAAATTGTAATCAATATCTGTCTTATACGAAATTGTCACCCGTTCAGTGATGTCATCGTTGAATGTCACCGTGACCTCATTGTTTTCAGCATTGTATGCAGCATCATAATCGCCGGAATATCCACTGATAGAAAGGGAATCCTGATCAAAGGTAAAGCCATCCGGCAGTGTATCCACAAAGACTGTATTCTGCATCAGCTGTTCGTCACGATTGATTGTGACAGACCAGTCGGTGGTTTTCTCCTGATAATCTGCGTCTGTATTATTTTTAATCAGAATTCCCTGACCGATGGATTGGCTGCCTTCTGACGTGTTGTCAAATTCATCGGAAATTTCGTTTGTTACATTTCCGTCTTCATCAACCCGGTCGATTGTATTAGTCTGGTATCTGATTTTAAATGCATCCGAAATCTCTTCATCAAATTCAACCACATATCCGTTTTCCGTAACAGTAAGCGAGTAATCTGTGTAGAGTACCTCACCTGTTTCTTCACCCGTATCCGGATCAATGGATACGAGGAAAACTTCAAAAGAGTCTTCGTTTAAGGTTTGGTTCGCATCACCAAACACATCGGTTAATTTCGCTTCTTCCTGGGAAATTTCTTTTTCGTCATAGTTATATTTTACTTCCCAGTCGATGGTCTGACTGACATCGTCATATCCGGTGGCCTCTTTAGCAAGTGGCACACCTCTTGTTACGGCAACGGTCGCATCCGTTTCAAGTTCCAAGTCATCTGCCCCTGTTAATATTGCTCCGTTTTTATATTCTTCTCCCACCCGATCATTTACTTGCGTTTCGTAAACAATCCGGTACGCTGAATCAATGTCCCCCATAGCCAGTGTGAAATCTTCGTCACGAACATCAAGGGTAAAACCGTTGTTCAGTTTTTCTTCGGTTACTTCAACTGGTGGCTCTTCAAATGATCCGTCTGCATTCATATCCAGTTCATAAATTTTAAAGGAGTCTTCATCAAACGAATGCTGCCCTTTTGTAATGGCATCGGTCAGCTCCGCATCGTTTATGCCCTGAAGATTTTTATTCACGTCCACTGTCCAAGTGATTGTTTCAGTATTGTATCCTCTGTTTCCAATCCCTTGCTTATCAAGACCATTTTCATCAGGTTTAAACGAGATTGGGAATTCAAGGGATTCATCTTCACCGAACGGCAAAACAATTGAATCTCCCTCCGCAGGACCGTCGTAATCGTCATCAAAAGTGGCGGTCAGTTCAATGTTTCCTGAAATATTTGATTCCTGGGCAATGGTTTCGTTAAACACAATGATAATGTCGTTCCCACTTGTATAAAATTCACCAAAGACGGTTCCATCCCCTCTGGCTAGCTCCATAGCTGCGGATTCAGGGATCTGAGGGATGGTAAACATCTCGGGAACGTTTATGGTATAAGTCGCACCATCACCATACCCGTGTCCATCCTGTAATTTAAAATCATAAATCAGTTCGAGACTTGTACCACTGAACGGCTGTTCGAGTGTAAGCTCTGTTCCATCCTCCAGCGTTTCACCATCTTTTTTCACAGTGATATTCGTAATGATATTCTCTGTTATCTTGTTGTCAGCATTCAAGGTTTCAAATGAACCGGTTTCCTCAGTTGAGGAGGACGCGGATTCTTCTTTCTCTTCGTTTTGATCATTTGCTTCCTTTTCTGCAGCATCAGCTTCTTCAGTTTGCTCCGTTGACTCCACTTCAGTTTCCTCTTCTGCAGCCTTTGTATAAACCGCTTCAAAACTGATCGTTCCTTGATAATAAGCTTGCGTTTGTTCTTCATTATTTTGTTCGTTTGTTTCTTCCTTTTCCTTCGTTTCTTCATCTTGTTCTATTTGGTCTTCTGACGACTCGCCAGTCTTTTCTTGCTCTTCAATGTCTTCTGACTCCTCTTTCGTTTCTTTCTCAGTGCTCTCCTGCGTCTCTTCCTCAGATCCAGAGTCGTTGTCACTTTCTTTTGTATTTTTTTCATCATCTTCTTCAAAAGCATGGAAAGTAGCTGTCAATTTTCCTTCTTCAGTCACTTCATATGTACCGATGCTCTTTTCCTCATCTTGAGCATTGCTGGTTAATAATTCTCCAGTGATCGTTTCGTCAATCAACAGTTCCTCCGAAAGTTCAAAAGATTCTTCGTATTCTTCGGTCAGGTCAACCGTTTCAGTGTCCCACTCCAAGGTTACGTTAACATCCTCACTCTCACCTGGATCAGGATCCGGCGTCTCTCCGTCTTCATTAATGATATGTACATCTGTAAAGACTGAATCATCCTTTTCGTTTGTTACGTCCCCTGCAAGAAACATCCCGCTTGTCAGCGTTTGAAACAGCAGGACAAACGTCAGTAATACTAATAACGATTTGTTCTTCATGTCTAACACTCCTCGTAGATTAAATTTAAGCTTGTTTTGATTTAACAATCAATTCTATTTAAATGGATTGAATGGCTCATCTTGCATCGCATCTACTCCTCAAAAGGTGTCACTTCCATGATAAAGATTCACTCTTTACAAAATCTTGACATTATAGAAAATACTGATTGGAAGCTTACCTTCTGTAACAATTTAAATTAAAACGAAACAAAACGTTCAGGTGCATACAAAAAAAGACCAAATATACACTCTCATTTGGCCGGTTGCACTACTCGCTCCGAAATGTCAAAGTGCCCAATTAAAAACATTTCATCATTGCTTCCTGATTCGATTGACTTCATAAAATGGAGCACTAAAAAAACTGAACCCATGCTGCGTTTTGAAATTCTGTTCATCTTAAATATATGATAAAGTAAATGCGTATCCAGTGACGCAGCCTGGATTTTGACGACTATCCAGTCTGGATCTTTAAATTATTTATTGTAAAGAAACAACCTCTACAAATTCTTTACAAAATCGCATAAACGGATAAGTTTTTTTCTTTTTCATCTGAAATGAGGGTTCTGCAATGGAGCAACTGTCGACAAATAAAAAAATATTTTTTTTGATTCTCCTGCTCGTTGTCGTTTTAACCGGACTTCGCTTTTCATGGATTTATTATTTTGCAGAGGAGAATTTCCCCTCTGTAGAGAATGGATTTCTGGATATGAGGGCTGCTGATTTTTCAGGGAACAAGTATTATTCTCTCGAAGGGGAATGGGGATTTTTTCCGGATGAACGCATTGATCCCGCAGATCCACCGGCGTTTTCTCATGCCACAACCGTTCCAGCCCTTTGGGATCATACTTTACTGAATACTGAAGACACTTTGCTTGGGGAAGGTTCGTACTATTTGGAACTCGAGCTGCCTGAAGATATGGACAAGGATCTCGGCGTCCGATTTTATGAAATCAACAGCGCTGCAGCCATATACAGCAACGGGGAACTCGTCTATGCCAGAAATGACCTTGATCACGAATACGGTGACCGGGGCATGGACTATGGCCCGGTTGATATAACTCTCTCGCCACCGGAAGATGGCCGACTTGAGCTTGTCATTCATGTTTCAAATCATGCCATCGAAATCAGGGGCGGGATGGCACGGGACGTGTTGATCGGGTCCGACGATGCTTTGGCATCGCTGTCTTTTGCATCAAAAGCACTGCAGCTGTCTGCCGGACTGGTCCTTGCCCTCCATGCAGTCTACGCCTTCATATTGTTCGGCATTCAAAGGCAGTCCCGAACCAGGCTTTTGCTTCTTTTTGGCCTGATGCTGTCACTTTTCGCCACCGGTGTCTTCATTGATGATGAAGTACTTGTGATGCTTCCGGTTTCGCTTCCGGATTATTTTAAAATGCTGTTGACCATATTTATTTTAACGCTTTTTGTCATGTTTCTGATCATTGCAAGAACGGTTCATGTATCCGAAAAATTCATTCGTCCGATTGCTGTTTTTTTCGTTCTGCTTGCCATGACGGCTCTGATGTACCCGATTGCCGGCTATACACATTTCACGTCCACTGTGATGCTGATATTCTTTGTCTTTGCTCTCGCAATGCTGGTCATTACGATCCGTTCGATTAGCAGAGGGAATGTTTATGGCTACTTTATTTTGATTTTTCTCATTGCCTATACATCCAATATGACTTGGGGTGCGCTGATTAAACTCAATGTCTTGCAATTTCCGTTCTATCCAATGGACTTTATTTTTTCCATGATGGCCTTAATGGGACTTGTATTGAAACAGCATGTCGATATCACCCGGGAAAATCGGAAACAAGCGGATATCATTATCGAAAATGAGAAAAATAAAGATCGATTCCTTGCCAACACTGCCCATGAACTGAGGAATCCGCTGCACGGTATTATGACTGTCAATGACACACTCCTCAATCAATTGGAGGCCAAACCGAAAGAAGCAATCCGAGATGACCTCCTGTTGAACCGTAAAATCGGTCAGCAGATGAAATTCATTCTTGATGATTTACGTGATTTTACGTTGCTGAAAGAAAGCCGCGTCCGTCTGATGCCTGAAGCAGTGGCTGTTCATCCAATGGTGCAAACCATCCTGGATATTCTGCACTTTCAGCTCGACAGCCGCTTCGTGACCTTCAAAACGGACCTGCCTGAAGATCTGCCGCCTCTGTTAGCGGATCAGGAACGGTTGTTCCAGGTCCTGTATAACCTGCTTCACAATGCCGTAAAATTCACAAAAGAGGGTTCAATCAGTGTCACAGCCCGCCACCTGCCATCTTCCGGCATGGTACATTTGATAATTGCTGACACGGGGAGCGGCATCCAAGAGGCTGATCAGGAACGACTCTTCATTCCTTACGAACAGGGGGATGGTTCAGACCGCGGTGGTCTGGGACTCGGGCTCAACATCAGCAGGGAGTTGACGGGTCTGCACGAGGGGAAATTGCAAATTGAATCCAGGGAAGAGTGTGGAACCGAGGTTCATATTCATTGGCCGGCAGCCGAGGGGGGAAAAATCAATCACGTACCACTTTTTGAACAGGAGACAGAACGGTCGAAAAAACCTGTGGTGCATCAGGTCAATGATGCTGAATTTTCCAGAATATTGATTTCAGACGATGATGCCGGCAATCTCGAACTCCTTGAAAAAGCCCTGGAGGATGAATATTCGATTACGAAAGCACTCAGTGGCAAAGAGGCCTTGAAGCTCATTCAAACAAGCCGTTTCGATCTTGTCATCAGTGATGTGATGATGCCGGAGATGTCCGGTTATGAACTGACCGCCGCCATTCGTAAAGAATATGATCTGATTCAGCTGCCCGTGCTTCTCTTGACAGCACGATATCACCCGGCGGACATCGCTGCAGGTTTTCAGGCAGGAGCGAATGACTATGTCAGTAAACCTTTTGAGCTTGCGGAGTTCAAAGCAAGAGTTGCGACTTTGACACAATTAAAGCAGTCTGTTTACAAACAGATTGAAACCGAAGCTGCCTGGCTCCAGTCGCAAATCCGGCCGCATTTTCTATATAATACGTTAAACACCATTGCATCTCTCGGCCATTATGATACCGACAAAATGGTAGATCTGCTTTATGAATTCGGTGATTATTTGAAAAACAGTTTCCGTTCACCGTCAAAAGATGGTTTCATCACGCTTGAAGAAGAAATGAACCTCATTCGCCCTTATCTGTATATTCAAAAGACGCGCTTTGCTGACCAGTTAGCGACTGAGATCGACATAAAAAATGAGGCAGACATTCTCGTCCCGCCCTTGGCCGTTCAGACCCTTGTCGAGAATGCTGTCAATCACGGTGCGTTGAAGAACCGGGGAAATGGAACGGTGCTGCTCTATGCCAGCTCCCATAAAACGCACGCCGAAATCGTGATTTCCGATAACGGGCCCGGTAGAGCTGACGATTTACTAAAACGGCTTGAAGAAACTTCTGCTTCTGGAATTGGCCTGAAAAATACCCAAGACCGAATCAAAGCCTTAAACGGCGAAGGCCTGCTCATCACCGACAACCCAGGGGGCGGTATTCGAATCACCATAACCTTGCCAAAAAGAAATCTTCGTTAATGCAACGAAAGCTTCATTCCCGTAGTAAACGTTAACATTCAAATGAAATACAAAAAACGTATCGCCAAAAGACGCTCTCCATACGTCTTTTCCGGCGATACGGTAATGTCTTTGGACCGATCAGTTCTCCGTCCTTTTTTTCCATTCTTCATACCATGATAAAACCGCAGGGTCCGGTAATGCATCGAGTTCATGATGCATAACCGTTTGCAATTGCTTGAACTGTTCATGAACCTGATCAGGTCGTCGCAGCTTGGCAAGTACCTGCATCTGCAGTAAATACACGTCTTCGTCCAATGGGTTGCGATAGAGCACTTTTGTATACCAGCGTAATGCCCGGTCCCATTGATGATTTTGTTCAAAATGCATTGCCAGTGCCATTGCTTTTTCGCGCCAGATCAACTGATGATTGACCCGCTCTTCTTCCGGCCATACAAGATCACTATATGCCAAATAGTCACCGTCGTATTGTTCAAGCTTTGTTTCAATCGTTTTTGAGCTCCCATTGGCTATGTATTCTTCAGTTTCCAGTAGCACCTTCTTCCATTCGAAGATATCTACGTTCGTCTTTTCAACCTTCAGTCTGTAGCCTTCATCCACGTTGATCAGCTGCAAGTGCTCATGAAAGGGAGAGAGGGTTTTGCGGATATGATACACAGCCGTATACAGTTGTGAATAAGCTTTTTGCACACTCACACCACTCCAGATCATTTCAACGATTTCCGCTTTCGATACGGTTTTGTTCTGATGATGCAGAAGATACAAAAACAGTTCCCTCGCTTTTGCAGTCCGCCAATTCAGTTCATGCTCATTGTTGTTCTCATCCGTGATTTTTATGGCATGCTGTATACTGATCTCTATCGTTGTTCCCGATATATTTAATGAAACTTCCTTTCGTTTGTTTCGGACGAGACGCTCGATTGTTTTTTTTAGACGATCAAAACGGACCGGTTTCACCAGATAATCCATTGCTTCAAGTTCAAATGCTTCAATGGCATACTCCCGGTGCGCTGTTACAAACACAATATCCGTGGCTGGGCTGGTTTCCGTCAACTGATCTGCCATAACCAGACCGTTCATACCAGGCATTTCTATATCGAGAAATACTACATCATAATGATCCTGTGCGATTTTTTCCAAAGCGGTTACCGGATCCTGGGTACGTTCAATAGTCGTTACCTCGTCCGTCCTCATGAGCAGATTTTCGATATAATCAAGCGCCAGAACTTCATCATCAACTGTCATTACACGCATGGCCGATCACCCTCGTATATTAGATTTAATCCCTGAATCATACATCTCTTTATTTACCATGACAACTGTTTAAAAACCTTACCATTCAAAAAAGAACTTCAATGAAATTGTCACAACCGTATAAGCAAACACACCGATCGCAAACGTCGGAAAATGGATCTCCCGTTCATGGGGCAGTTCATTTTTAAAGA
This Salisediminibacterium beveridgei DNA region includes the following protein-coding sequences:
- a CDS encoding Cna B-type domain-containing protein is translated as MKNKSLLVLLTFVLLFQTLTSGMFLAGDVTNEKDDSVFTDVHIINEDGETPDPDPGESEDVNVTLEWDTETVDLTEEYEESFELSEELLIDETITGELLTSNAQDEEKSIGTYEVTEEGKLTATFHAFEEDDEKNTKESDNDSGSEEETQESTEKETKEESEDIEEQEKTGESSEDQIEQDEETKEKEETNEQNNEEQTQAYYQGTISFEAVYTKAAEEETEVESTEQTEEADAAEKEANDQNEEKEESASSSTEETGSFETLNADNKITENIITNITVKKDGETLEDGTELTLEQPFSGTSLELIYDFKLQDGHGYGDGATYTINVPEMFTIPQIPESAAMELARGDGTVFGEFYTSGNDIIIVFNETIAQESNISGNIELTATFDDDYDGPAEGDSIVLPFGEDESLEFPISFKPDENGLDKQGIGNRGYNTETITWTVDVNKNLQGINDAELTDAITKGQHSFDEDSFKIYELDMNADGSFEEPPVEVTEEKLNNGFTLDVRDEDFTLAMGDIDSAYRIVYETQVNDRVGEEYKNGAILTGADDLELETDATVAVTRGVPLAKEATGYDDVSQTIDWEVKYNYDEKEISQEEAKLTDVFGDANQTLNEDSFEVFLVSIDPDTGEETGEVLYTDYSLTVTENGYVVEFDEEISDAFKIRYQTNTIDRVDEDGNVTNEISDEFDNTSEGSQSIGQGILIKNNTDADYQEKTTDWSVTINRDEQLMQNTVFVDTLPDGFTFDQDSLSISGYSGDYDAAYNAENNEVTVTFNDDITERVTISYKTDIDYNLVDRDSNGRIQSGYSNDALVEWIPEGEENTVSKTGSATFNPDEYTKNNGFKFGSYNVADKEITWTIGVNYNEEDLDNVIVNDPISGNQNFDIENVAIYKMKMTPGANDFELGDEVTDTDEVTITSKTDPAGFNVSFGDISEGFVIVFTTDFEGQTVEEKYENTATVESDNREEATLEASVSPRFGGEFSTKQGRQSSENGRIVNWTVNVNFSQSEIENLVIEDTPSINQTILQDTLTIYETTATEDDINKNEGSVLTEGTDYEVIYSEDEDGQESYEISFIDEKSTIDRAYVLEYDTYILYEGDGRIANDLSISGEQVAEDEGGSSVNEAISFNNISGSITGEVGALEITKVDAEENDTLLEGAEFHLYDESGDVLIRTGKTDENGELTFVNLLYGEYQVVEVNAPEGYAIDRTVGDTRTAEVNEGVTGITVENYEIKRDVQLTKVDGTTDETLEGVEFELFDAGDQWIGSFTTDADGEIYVEDLEPGDYYFEETQPAEHYQENANQYPFTIIDEHIILDIEAGALTVENELIPGSAFMEKIDADRVSGDNRLQGATFRIVNIDEDPEIDFERTVTSGVDGLIETGDLRPGTYTIEEVSPPDGFELSDENEPIEFEIGLSQEEPIEIRSEPFENNVKTTSVEITKTDSINGQLLEDTEFELTYSDGDYDLDPSPQTGITDENGVVTFDDLKPGTYEIKELKAPEGYIASEDPVEVTVTLGDVHNERTVGVNVENDPFANLTLTKVDSETSAPLADAVFALEDSNGNEIEGFDELTTDSNGYISITGLPAGDYQFREVTPPDGYTIQEGGFVSHILTVDDEVTETEVLDVGNVDNDIIKGSVRLVKADGESNERLENVEFTLNAVDLVNDGTYSETSHTTDSNGEIIVEDLRPGKYEFEEVAPLDGYQPHWGNIEFELNFPHDEEQVEIDVANYELVSIDVDKQWNDDGNESNRPDEVTVELLQNGSSIGIRTELTQENSWNYTFEELDAVDSNGDFYEYTVEEVNPGEGYQIQGTIEGTQEAGFTITNVETRDLSAEKIWLDDSDRLGERPDEVEFQLQRDGDPLGEPVEVSGPEWEHEFTDLPVYDPDGDEYDYTVEETSLVDNYEFVEVNGDQDSGYDIVNRLTGNVDIPVTKEWNDTEDSADRPANIVVEVYQKLYDETDYPEDAFDTMVISPDSEGNWDGEFSGLPEFDEQGREFNYEVVEVPVDGYDSSVTSEEDQITITNTRSGEVAIEGEKSWQDDNEGDRPDSIMVNLLQNQAVIDSVEVTADDDWTYSFTELPEFDENGEAYEYAITEHDVPGYAVEIDGYDITNTRSEQRDIEVTKGWLDDNNPDRPEDITVTLLANGEAYETVNVTEEDGWVYVFEDLETYDEQGQAISYSVEEEAIDGYETQIDGFNINNLRSETMSLDVDKNWLDDDNATDVRPDFIVVELFRSDDPDASIDTKVIRASDDWTHTFTDLEKFDEQGAEYSYDIAELPVAGYEVTQSQTDSGFELTNLREGSISIDVTKEWNDGSAFDERPEEITVNLFRSDDTETPYDSAVIKEDDGLWTYAFEDLDQFDDQGVEYHYTVEEEPVANYHAEPVTGTMSDGFELTNTLQTDVAVEKSWLDTEETEDRPDAITVDLLRNGEHYDEVVLDGDVNWQAVFENLSKYDPEGQLYEYTVMERDLSESYVLESIAGDAEEGYTITNLRTGEVAVEGEKSWQDDNESDRPDSITVNLLQNQSVIDSVEVTEDDDWIYSFTELPEFDENGETYEYAITEHDVPGYAVEIDGYDITNTRSEQRDIEVTKGWLDDDNPDRPEDITVILLANGEAYETVNVTEEDGWVYVFEDLEAYDEQGQAISYSVEEEAIEGYETQIDGFSITNLRVGETAVTGTKTWVNDNQDVRPDSIDVQLYQNGELYEQIPVSTNDDWTFEFNHLPEFDEQGVRYDYSIQEIDVPDYSGEVSGYDLINTYEPEKPVIEEPDEPEEEKEQPSEEKGGTLPSTATNLFMYLLAGGLFILTGVTLLFINRRKQRKV
- a CDS encoding hybrid sensor histidine kinase/response regulator, which encodes MEQLSTNKKIFFLILLLVVVLTGLRFSWIYYFAEENFPSVENGFLDMRAADFSGNKYYSLEGEWGFFPDERIDPADPPAFSHATTVPALWDHTLLNTEDTLLGEGSYYLELELPEDMDKDLGVRFYEINSAAAIYSNGELVYARNDLDHEYGDRGMDYGPVDITLSPPEDGRLELVIHVSNHAIEIRGGMARDVLIGSDDALASLSFASKALQLSAGLVLALHAVYAFILFGIQRQSRTRLLLLFGLMLSLFATGVFIDDEVLVMLPVSLPDYFKMLLTIFILTLFVMFLIIARTVHVSEKFIRPIAVFFVLLAMTALMYPIAGYTHFTSTVMLIFFVFALAMLVITIRSISRGNVYGYFILIFLIAYTSNMTWGALIKLNVLQFPFYPMDFIFSMMALMGLVLKQHVDITRENRKQADIIIENEKNKDRFLANTAHELRNPLHGIMTVNDTLLNQLEAKPKEAIRDDLLLNRKIGQQMKFILDDLRDFTLLKESRVRLMPEAVAVHPMVQTILDILHFQLDSRFVTFKTDLPEDLPPLLADQERLFQVLYNLLHNAVKFTKEGSISVTARHLPSSGMVHLIIADTGSGIQEADQERLFIPYEQGDGSDRGGLGLGLNISRELTGLHEGKLQIESREECGTEVHIHWPAAEGGKINHVPLFEQETERSKKPVVHQVNDAEFSRILISDDDAGNLELLEKALEDEYSITKALSGKEALKLIQTSRFDLVISDVMMPEMSGYELTAAIRKEYDLIQLPVLLLTARYHPADIAAGFQAGANDYVSKPFELAEFKARVATLTQLKQSVYKQIETEAAWLQSQIRPHFLYNTLNTIASLGHYDTDKMVDLLYEFGDYLKNSFRSPSKDGFITLEEEMNLIRPYLYIQKTRFADQLATEIDIKNEADILVPPLAVQTLVENAVNHGALKNRGNGTVLLYASSHKTHAEIVISDNGPGRADDLLKRLEETSASGIGLKNTQDRIKALNGEGLLITDNPGGGIRITITLPKRNLR
- a CDS encoding response regulator, translating into MRVMTVDDEVLALDYIENLLMRTDEVTTIERTQDPVTALEKIAQDHYDVVFLDIEMPGMNGLVMADQLTETSPATDIVFVTAHREYAIEAFELEAMDYLVKPVRFDRLKKTIERLVRNKRKEVSLNISGTTIEISIQHAIKITDENNNEHELNWRTAKARELFLYLLHHQNKTVSKAEIVEMIWSGVSVQKAYSQLYTAVYHIRKTLSPFHEHLQLINVDEGYRLKVEKTNVDIFEWKKVLLETEEYIANGSSKTIETKLEQYDGDYLAYSDLVWPEEERVNHQLIWREKAMALAMHFEQNHQWDRALRWYTKVLYRNPLDEDVYLLQMQVLAKLRRPDQVHEQFKQLQTVMHHELDALPDPAVLSWYEEWKKRTEN